Sequence from the Clostridiisalibacter paucivorans DSM 22131 genome:
AGATGTAATTTCATTGGATAAATCACCATATATATTTTCATATTTAAATACTATATCTTCTCCAGATTTACTTTCTAAGAAAAATACAACTTCATTTCCTAAATTATCAACTCCCCTTAAATCAATTTGATAAGCATCTGTAGACTTCCCTTTTACTTTTCCAAATATCTTTTGATTTACAGGATTTAATCTAAATTCTTCTAGGCTATAGCTTTGTTCATCTATATCAAATGAGTGCTCTATTGGTAACACATAGGTGTTTTCCGTTAATTCTTCACCATTTGCAGCAAACTCAAATTTCCATCTTCCTTTTATATTTTCCTCAGCATCTCCTATATAATAATTAAAATCACTTAATTCTATCTTGATGTCTACATTTTCTTTGGTATCAATTCCCTTAATGCCTACGCAATCAGTCTGTAAAAATAGAGTATTAGAATCATCGATTACCCTACGCATTCCAGTTGTTCCATAATTCGTTAGTCTTTTGCCATTGATAAATATTTCAGAGTCGAATCTAAAACCATCTACACGTTTATCAGTATTCACGATCGTAGAAAAAATTAGCTCATCTTTATCTATGATTACATCAGTTAATTTAACTTCTATTCCTTTATCCTGAACTGTTTGATTGACTACATTTGCATAAGGTTCAATATTTGTTTTGATGCCAAGTGCCTTTCCTATAGAATAATACATCTCTGAAATTTTTGATTCCGCAGCAGCATAGACATTTTTTCCAAT
This genomic interval carries:
- a CDS encoding DUF4179 domain-containing protein, yielding MKESKNIYELLNQVEVNIEDYEEEELSDMEKQKLKDNFKKNIRKKINLKKFGIIAAALILTISVVGQTNIGKNVYAAAESKISEMYYSIGKALGIKTNIEPYANVVNQTVQDKGIEVKLTDVIIDKDELIFSTIVNTDKRVDGFRFDSEIFINGKRLTNYGTTGMRRVIDDSNTLFLQTDCVGIKGIDTKENVDIKIELSDFNYYIGDAEENIKGRWKFEFAANGEELTENTYVLPIEHSFDIDEQSYSLEEFRLNPVNQKIFGKVKGKSTDAYQIDLRGVDNLGNEVVFFLESKSGEDIVFKYENIYGDLSNEITSVTLTPYAAKLPEKSGRMSGDWNQVGKEFTISIQK